The following are encoded together in the Ignisphaera sp. genome:
- a CDS encoding formylmethanofuran dehydrogenase subunit B has translation MPKVYTLVTGRTIGQGVWMESEGKWSEKYRDAVAYAEMNPDDIKELGAVDTIKITSSYGSIVLSVKPSDKVRRGAVFIPMGPWANFIVDSDTDGTGIPYFKSTKVVVEPSQEPKTTLADILKNLNAKVLEVPMTDLEIRLGEKKVFNNVTCPFCGDLCDYLSIEVSGTKIIRNVGGCSISIAKFLNYYKHRILKPYIRNDNRFVEVDLEKAIEKATEILVNSKYPLIYGLSNTCVEAIDIAVEIAEVVHGAIDNTSVVCHGPTILAAQETGTVTSTFAPILHLADVIVFWGCNPREAHQNHITRLVMSKGRFIEGRKQRKIIVIDVRKTMTAELADMFIQVEPGKDLELLRALRMAIKDLEIEAPVVAGVPKEKVLELADILRTARYGVVFFGMGLTQNDARYKNIEEAIKLVQDLNEWTKFVLLPMRGHFNVTGANQVLLWNTGYPYSVDFTRGFPRMYIGVTSAVDLLSNGDVDAALIIASDPAAHFPRKAIEHLSKISVVVIDAKWSLTTSFADVVIPAGLTGIECEGTAYRMDGMTIYMKKVLDPPPGVLCDREVLEMLLEKIKELKGLRT, from the coding sequence ATGCCAAAAGTATATACCTTAGTTACAGGTAGAACCATAGGTCAAGGAGTTTGGATGGAGAGTGAAGGTAAATGGTCAGAAAAGTATAGAGATGCTGTAGCATATGCCGAGATGAATCCAGATGATATTAAGGAGCTTGGGGCGGTAGATACAATCAAGATAACATCTAGCTATGGATCAATAGTGCTATCTGTAAAACCCAGTGATAAAGTGAGGAGAGGAGCAGTATTCATACCGATGGGTCCTTGGGCAAACTTTATAGTAGATTCAGATACAGATGGAACTGGCATACCGTATTTCAAAAGTACAAAAGTTGTTGTGGAACCTTCCCAAGAGCCAAAAACGACCTTAGCTGATATCCTAAAAAATCTTAATGCCAAAGTTCTAGAGGTTCCAATGACAGATTTAGAGATTAGATTAGGTGAGAAGAAAGTTTTCAACAATGTTACATGCCCATTCTGTGGAGATCTTTGTGACTATCTATCTATAGAGGTTAGTGGAACAAAAATTATTAGGAATGTTGGTGGATGCTCAATATCTATTGCAAAGTTTCTTAACTACTACAAACACAGAATTTTAAAGCCATATATAAGGAATGACAATAGATTCGTTGAAGTAGATTTGGAGAAAGCCATTGAGAAAGCAACTGAAATTCTTGTAAACTCAAAGTATCCTCTAATCTACGGTCTTTCAAATACATGTGTAGAGGCTATAGATATTGCTGTAGAAATTGCAGAGGTTGTCCACGGAGCCATAGACAACACTTCAGTTGTTTGTCACGGCCCAACAATTCTAGCTGCTCAGGAAACAGGTACTGTCACATCAACTTTTGCACCAATACTTCATCTAGCAGATGTAATAGTTTTTTGGGGCTGTAATCCTAGAGAGGCTCATCAAAACCATATCACAAGGCTTGTAATGTCTAAGGGGAGGTTTATTGAGGGTAGGAAGCAGAGAAAGATTATAGTAATAGATGTTAGGAAGACTATGACAGCAGAACTAGCAGATATGTTCATACAAGTTGAGCCTGGAAAAGACCTGGAGCTTCTAAGGGCTTTGAGAATGGCTATAAAAGATCTTGAGATAGAGGCTCCTGTTGTTGCGGGGGTTCCAAAGGAAAAGGTGCTAGAGTTGGCAGATATTTTAAGGACAGCTAGATACGGTGTTGTATTCTTTGGCATGGGTCTCACGCAAAATGATGCAAGGTATAAGAATATTGAGGAGGCAATAAAGCTTGTTCAAGATCTTAATGAATGGACAAAATTTGTTCTACTCCCAATGAGAGGGCACTTCAATGTTACTGGAGCTAATCAGGTTCTTCTATGGAATACAGGTTACCCTTATTCAGTTGACTTTACAAGAGGGTTCCCAAGAATGTACATAGGCGTTACATCTGCAGTTGATTTGCTCTCCAATGGGGATGTAGACGCTGCTTTGATAATAGCTTCAGACCCCGCTGCGCACTTTCCAAGGAAAGCCATTGAACACCTTTCCAAAATATCTGTAGTGGTTATTGATGCTAAATGGTCTCTCACTACATCATTTGCAGATGTTGTTATACCAGCTGGTTTAACTGGTATAGAGTGTGAGGGTACAGCATATAGAATGGATGGCATGACAATATACATGAAGAAGGTTTTAGATCCGCCACCAGGAGTTTTATGCGATAGGGAAGTTCTTGAGATGCTTCTTGAAAAGATTAAGGAGTTGAAGGGGCTGAGGACATGA
- a CDS encoding formylmethanofuran dehydrogenase subunit A, giving the protein MSMLLIKNGIVFDPLNNIKGEVMDIAVKNGKIVDPKEIDEKSAIVIDAKNKVVMAGGIDIHSHIAGPKVNVGRMIRPEDHYLTNNPHRLPYRRAETGITVPNVYRIGYGYAKLGYTFVVEPATPPIKTRHTHHELNSIPIIDKAAYVLVDSNWIALDLIKEEKKDLLTAYLAWLLYATKTYALKLVDPGSDVSWVLRGRGIDIDEEIPHYGMTPKDIIASIAEAAQILNIPHKVHIHCNRLGYPGNYITTLKTVNISSTIRKISPGPSMHITHVQFTGYKGDSWATLESGGEDIAKELNKNPDITLDLGQVILGRTATTMTADAPFEFVLYHLTRWKWASSDTEIDAASGIVPYRYRKKSYVNTIQWVIGLEIALLAKDLWRVFITTDHPNAGTFFDYPKIFAWLVSKKAREDMMKEVNQRALKRSALPSIDREYTLYDIAILTRASPAKLLGLEKIKGHLGVGADADIAIYDINPFEVDISKNYEVVTKAFSRAWIVIKGGEIVVKDGEVVNTVYGRTFYVKPEIPEDVEKDLMNYLQPRFKELYTVTLENFVIREKEIRNPFEVKIKTYLR; this is encoded by the coding sequence ATGAGTATGTTACTTATAAAAAATGGCATTGTATTTGACCCCTTGAATAACATTAAAGGAGAAGTAATGGATATAGCAGTGAAGAACGGCAAAATTGTTGATCCAAAGGAAATCGATGAAAAAAGTGCCATTGTTATAGACGCTAAGAACAAGGTTGTCATGGCTGGTGGAATAGATATCCACTCACATATTGCTGGGCCAAAAGTCAATGTTGGTAGGATGATAAGACCAGAAGACCACTATTTAACTAATAACCCGCATAGACTACCTTATAGAAGAGCTGAAACAGGAATCACAGTACCAAATGTATATAGAATTGGCTATGGTTATGCAAAACTTGGCTACACATTTGTTGTAGAGCCCGCAACACCACCTATAAAAACTAGACACACACATCACGAGCTCAACTCTATTCCAATCATAGACAAAGCTGCATATGTTCTTGTAGACTCTAACTGGATTGCATTAGACTTAATTAAAGAGGAGAAAAAAGATCTTCTAACAGCCTATTTAGCATGGCTTCTCTACGCAACAAAAACATATGCATTAAAGCTTGTTGACCCTGGCTCTGATGTTTCATGGGTTCTCAGAGGAAGAGGTATAGACATAGATGAGGAAATACCGCACTACGGCATGACACCAAAAGATATAATAGCATCTATAGCTGAAGCTGCACAGATATTGAACATTCCCCACAAAGTCCACATACACTGTAACAGACTTGGGTATCCAGGAAACTATATAACAACGCTAAAAACCGTGAACATCTCTTCAACAATCAGAAAAATTTCTCCTGGACCATCAATGCACATAACACATGTACAATTCACAGGATACAAAGGAGATTCCTGGGCAACACTAGAAAGCGGTGGCGAGGATATAGCAAAAGAGCTGAACAAAAATCCTGATATAACATTGGATTTGGGGCAGGTAATATTGGGAAGAACAGCAACAACAATGACAGCTGATGCACCATTTGAATTTGTATTGTACCATTTAACTAGATGGAAATGGGCTAGCAGCGATACTGAAATAGATGCTGCATCTGGCATAGTCCCATATAGGTATAGAAAGAAGAGTTATGTCAACACCATTCAGTGGGTTATAGGCTTGGAGATAGCTCTTCTAGCAAAAGACTTGTGGAGAGTTTTCATAACAACAGATCATCCAAATGCTGGAACATTCTTTGACTATCCAAAGATATTTGCATGGCTTGTAAGTAAAAAAGCTAGGGAGGATATGATGAAGGAAGTCAACCAAAGGGCATTGAAGCGTTCTGCCCTACCCTCTATAGATAGAGAATATACCTTATACGACATCGCAATTCTTACTAGAGCATCTCCTGCAAAACTTCTTGGACTAGAGAAGATAAAGGGTCATCTTGGTGTGGGTGCAGATGCAGATATAGCTATATATGATATCAATCCATTTGAGGTTGATATATCTAAAAACTATGAGGTTGTCACAAAAGCTTTTAGCAGAGCTTGGATAGTTATTAAGGGAGGTGAAATTGTTGTTAAAGATGGGGAAGTTGTTAATACAGTTTATGGAAGAACGTTCTATGTTAAGCCAGAGATTCCAGAGGATGTAGAGAAGGACCTGATGAACTATCTGCAGCCAAGATTCAAGGAACTTTACACAGTTACATTAGAGAATTTTGTTATTAGGGAAAAGGAGATTAGAAACCCATTTGAGGTAAAGATTAAAACTTATTTGAGGTGA
- a CDS encoding formylmethanofuran dehydrogenase subunit C — protein sequence MSYVLKLKYSPKVLVDARNISPDKFAGKTLNEIKKLKILEGGYETTIESIFDVDGPSQAPQDIKSIEITIEGGSNKLCFIGYRMSGGKVVIKGGAGHFTGYKMSGGTIVVHGSVRDYLGCKMKGGVIEVFGDAGHRIGSKLHGEKSGKGMRGGTITIHGNAGSYVGWGAGGGTIVIDKNAKNFVGSDIAGAVVVVKGSAGIYPGFGMSSGRVVIGGRIESMAPSFYIDSIIPSLKVRGIAFNKPFATFIGDVISGGRGLLQISYEDNKDFVDLYKNLLEESI from the coding sequence ATGAGTTATGTCCTCAAGCTAAAATACTCACCAAAAGTATTGGTTGACGCCAGAAACATTTCGCCAGATAAATTTGCTGGCAAGACTCTAAATGAGATAAAGAAGCTTAAGATACTTGAAGGAGGTTATGAAACGACAATAGAAAGTATATTCGATGTTGATGGGCCGTCTCAAGCACCTCAAGATATTAAATCTATTGAGATAACAATTGAGGGTGGCTCAAACAAGCTGTGTTTTATAGGCTATAGGATGAGTGGAGGAAAGGTAGTCATAAAAGGTGGCGCAGGACACTTCACAGGATATAAAATGAGTGGAGGAACAATTGTTGTACATGGAAGTGTTAGAGACTATTTAGGATGCAAAATGAAGGGTGGGGTAATAGAGGTTTTTGGCGATGCTGGTCACAGAATTGGGAGTAAGCTTCATGGTGAAAAATCTGGAAAAGGTATGAGAGGTGGAACAATCACCATACACGGTAATGCCGGCTCGTATGTTGGGTGGGGTGCTGGTGGTGGAACAATTGTTATTGACAAAAATGCAAAAAACTTTGTTGGCTCTGATATCGCTGGAGCTGTAGTTGTTGTTAAAGGTTCTGCTGGTATATATCCCGGATTTGGTATGTCTAGTGGTAGAGTTGTTATTGGCGGTAGGATAGAGTCTATGGCTCCTAGCTTCTACATAGATTCTATTATACCGTCTCTAAAGGTTAGGGGGATAGCATTTAACAAGCCGTTTGCTACATTCATAGGAGATGTTATCTCTGGTGGGAGAGGATTATTGCAAATATCATATGAAGACAACAAAGATTTTGTGGATTTATATAAAAACCTTTTGGAGGAGTCTATATGA
- the mch gene encoding methenyltetrahydromethanopterin cyclohydrolase has product MSLVKIPSKPMNKLAMQIVSDAISREKELNIVVTKVGGATVIDAGVKTFGSLEAGLVVSKICLGGLADVYTTHFQIADIFLQAVAVSTDYPIESCMASQLAGWRIQVKDFFANGSGPARALARKPKKLFDYLGYVEQSDEAVIVLETDRYPFEEVVEYISNEVNVSPQNLYIVLVSPASIAGSLQVSARIVETGIFKLHSIGFNIKTIRYGFGVCPIAPLHPDPLVMAGRTNDMLLYAGSTFYIVDFDDDQKLREFVEKAPSSASKDYGKSFTELVKIYGWDFLYKVDPQIFAPAVIVVNNVRTGSTFKAGAINLEIIRKVYS; this is encoded by the coding sequence ATGAGCCTTGTTAAGATTCCTTCAAAACCCATGAACAAACTAGCTATGCAGATAGTTTCAGATGCTATCTCAAGAGAGAAAGAGCTTAACATAGTTGTTACGAAAGTTGGCGGGGCTACTGTTATTGATGCAGGCGTCAAGACTTTTGGTAGTCTAGAAGCTGGTTTAGTTGTATCAAAAATTTGCTTAGGTGGATTAGCAGATGTATATACAACGCATTTCCAAATTGCTGACATATTTCTACAGGCAGTTGCAGTCTCTACAGACTATCCAATAGAGTCTTGTATGGCATCTCAATTAGCTGGCTGGAGAATACAAGTAAAAGACTTTTTCGCAAATGGGAGCGGACCTGCAAGAGCTCTTGCAAGAAAGCCTAAGAAGCTGTTTGACTATCTAGGCTATGTAGAGCAATCAGATGAAGCTGTAATAGTTCTTGAAACAGATAGATATCCATTTGAAGAAGTTGTTGAATACATATCAAATGAAGTTAATGTGTCTCCACAGAACTTGTATATAGTCTTAGTCTCTCCTGCAAGCATAGCTGGAAGCCTGCAGGTTAGCGCTAGAATAGTTGAAACCGGCATATTTAAACTGCATAGCATTGGCTTCAACATAAAAACCATTAGATATGGCTTTGGAGTTTGCCCGATAGCACCTTTACATCCAGACCCACTTGTAATGGCTGGTAGAACAAATGATATGCTACTTTATGCGGGCTCAACATTCTATATAGTCGACTTCGATGATGATCAAAAACTCAGAGAATTCGTTGAAAAAGCCCCGAGTTCTGCATCTAAAGACTATGGAAAGTCGTTTACAGAGCTTGTAAAGATATATGGCTGGGACTTTCTATACAAAGTAGATCCGCAGATATTTGCACCTGCTGTTATAGTTGTAAACAATGTTAGAACAGGCTCAACATTTAAGGCAGGGGCTATAAACCTTGAAATAATTAGGAAGGTGTATTCGTAG
- a CDS encoding hydantoinase/oxoprolinase family protein, producing MIFIGLDIGGANIKAVKVLYENGSFAVKDVVRVYNPIWILGPRSIASILKDIRMRFGVRSGEYYVGASMTAELSDVFVSKDVGVMSIAELVESVFSDSIENYFVSLDMDLKVFEDVLKNPMMFAASNWVASAWLLERIAVEKGYRNIVFVDIGSTTTTIIPIVDGKTFTRGYTDPEKLVYGELVYTGVLRTNVCAIVDKVPYKGFFARVSSERFALSGDVHLVLGYIKSDEYSTETADGRGRSFEEAVARIARVPCADAKMLSVEEVIEIARYIYEVQVFKVFEALMQIRSWLASQKIRLDDFKAIVAGIGKHIAVEACRRAGFREVIDIDDVVGYGIASVFPSYAVAAMVAEEVLNK from the coding sequence ATGATCTTCATTGGACTTGATATTGGCGGGGCTAATATAAAAGCTGTTAAGGTTCTATACGAAAATGGCTCTTTTGCCGTTAAAGATGTTGTAAGGGTATACAACCCTATTTGGATTTTGGGTCCAAGGTCTATAGCTAGTATTTTAAAGGATATTAGAATGAGGTTTGGTGTTAGATCGGGGGAGTATTATGTAGGTGCTTCAATGACTGCTGAGTTAAGCGATGTTTTTGTATCTAAAGATGTTGGTGTTATGAGTATTGCTGAATTAGTTGAAAGTGTTTTTAGCGATTCTATAGAGAATTATTTTGTGTCTCTTGACATGGATTTAAAGGTTTTCGAAGATGTTTTAAAGAATCCAATGATGTTTGCAGCTTCTAATTGGGTCGCATCTGCATGGCTTTTAGAGAGAATAGCTGTTGAGAAAGGTTATAGAAACATTGTTTTCGTGGATATTGGGAGTACAACAACCACGATTATACCAATTGTAGATGGGAAAACATTTACGAGAGGCTATACAGATCCCGAAAAGCTTGTGTATGGAGAGCTTGTTTACACAGGTGTTCTGAGAACTAATGTATGTGCTATAGTCGATAAAGTTCCGTATAAAGGATTTTTTGCCAGGGTCTCTTCGGAGAGATTTGCATTGTCAGGTGATGTACATCTTGTTTTAGGGTATATAAAAAGTGATGAGTATTCCACAGAAACAGCTGATGGAAGGGGGAGAAGCTTTGAAGAGGCAGTTGCGAGAATAGCTAGAGTTCCTTGTGCAGATGCCAAGATGCTTAGTGTTGAAGAGGTTATTGAGATAGCTAGATACATTTATGAAGTGCAAGTGTTTAAAGTCTTCGAAGCTCTTATGCAGATAAGAAGCTGGCTTGCATCACAAAAGATTAGGCTAGATGATTTTAAAGCTATTGTAGCAGGTATTGGTAAGCATATAGCTGTGGAGGCGTGTAGAAGAGCAGGCTTTAGAGAGGTTATCGATATAGACGATGTTGTTGGATATGGAATAGCATCTGTTTTTCCATCATATGCTGTAGCTGCTATGGTGGCCGAAGAGGTTTTGAATAAATGA
- a CDS encoding sulfide/dihydroorotate dehydrogenase-like FAD/NAD-binding protein codes for MSFEIIGKKSLAEGIVEMDVHAPRVACSARPGQFVIVMACEECERIPLTLVDWSCRDGWIRLVFQEVGVSTYKLGMMNVGDRLYHVVGPLGNPTHVEKFGVVAVVAGGVAIAAAYPIARAFREAGNIVVSFIGARTSRLLIYRDYITKISDEMHISTDDGSEGFKGFVTQLLEKRFAEGFKPNLVWVVGPAPMMRSCSVVTKRFEIKTIASLNPIMVCGMGMCGACRVRIKNEIRFTCVDGPEFDAWDVDWDELIQRLSAYREEESYALKLFLESRKVKGG; via the coding sequence ATGAGTTTCGAAATAATCGGTAAGAAGAGTCTTGCTGAAGGTATTGTGGAGATGGATGTCCATGCCCCTAGAGTTGCCTGTTCTGCGAGACCTGGCCAATTTGTTATTGTTATGGCATGCGAAGAGTGTGAGAGAATACCTCTCACACTTGTTGACTGGAGCTGTAGGGATGGATGGATTAGACTCGTTTTCCAGGAGGTTGGTGTGTCAACATATAAACTTGGTATGATGAATGTGGGTGATAGGCTTTATCATGTTGTTGGACCCTTGGGCAACCCTACACATGTTGAGAAATTTGGTGTTGTCGCTGTTGTTGCTGGTGGTGTTGCTATAGCGGCCGCATATCCGATTGCCAGGGCTTTTAGAGAAGCTGGCAATATTGTCGTGTCTTTTATTGGTGCAAGAACCTCTAGGCTACTCATATACAGAGACTACATTACAAAGATTAGCGATGAGATGCATATCTCCACTGACGATGGTTCTGAGGGCTTCAAAGGATTTGTTACGCAGCTTCTTGAAAAAAGGTTTGCAGAGGGCTTCAAGCCAAATCTTGTATGGGTTGTTGGTCCTGCACCAATGATGAGAAGCTGTAGTGTTGTGACAAAACGGTTTGAGATTAAGACTATTGCCAGCTTGAATCCTATTATGGTTTGTGGCATGGGCATGTGTGGTGCTTGTAGGGTTCGCATTAAAAACGAGATTAGATTCACATGCGTTGATGGACCCGAATTCGATGCGTGGGATGTGGACTGGGACGAGCTGATCCAAAGGCTTTCTGCCTATCGAGAGGAAGAGTCCTATGCATTGAAGCTGTTTTTAGAGAGTAGGAAGGTTAAAGGTGGATAA
- the gltA gene encoding NADPH-dependent glutamate synthase, translated as MVKPKTRIPIPKRPAEERIKDFNEVAIGYTEKEAVEEASRCIQCPDKPCVTGCPVGVDIPRFIKFVREKKFEEAYKVIKEKCPIPAITGRVCPQEKQCEKMCRLAKIGQPIAIGALERFAADWAREHGISIDEKPNQLMGKSIAVVGSGPAGIVVASDLARLGYQVTVFEALHVPGGVLVYGIPEFRLPKKIVYEELKNLKDIGVNIETGVIVGKTITVYDLLKEFDAVFIGSGAGNPKFLNIPGENLGRIYTANEYLTRVNLMKAYMFPAYDTPIHRGKRVAVIGGGNTAMDAARTALRLGAEEVYVVYRRTRREMPAREEEIANAEEEGIKFLFLVQPVEFLGKSKVEALKLEKMKLGEPDETGRPRPIPTGETITIDIDIAITAIGFNPNPLIPKMTPEIKIDKHGRIIVDKEARTTMPRVYAGGDIVIGEGTVIEAMGWGRIAAKTIHKDLTTA; from the coding sequence ATGGTTAAGCCAAAAACAAGAATACCAATCCCTAAAAGACCTGCTGAAGAGAGGATAAAAGATTTCAACGAGGTAGCTATAGGCTATACAGAAAAGGAGGCTGTTGAGGAGGCTAGTAGATGTATTCAGTGCCCCGACAAACCATGTGTAACTGGTTGCCCTGTCGGGGTAGACATTCCAAGGTTTATAAAATTTGTTAGAGAGAAGAAGTTTGAAGAGGCATACAAAGTTATAAAAGAGAAATGCCCAATACCAGCAATAACAGGGAGGGTGTGCCCCCAGGAGAAGCAATGCGAAAAGATGTGCAGACTTGCAAAAATCGGTCAACCAATTGCTATAGGCGCTCTAGAGAGATTTGCTGCTGATTGGGCTAGAGAGCACGGGATAAGCATTGACGAGAAGCCTAATCAGCTTATGGGTAAAAGTATTGCAGTTGTTGGCTCTGGACCAGCTGGGATTGTAGTAGCCTCAGATCTCGCTAGACTTGGGTACCAGGTAACAGTCTTCGAGGCACTTCACGTTCCAGGGGGCGTTCTAGTATATGGGATACCAGAATTCAGACTACCCAAGAAGATTGTGTATGAGGAGCTCAAGAACCTCAAGGATATTGGAGTTAATATAGAGACAGGAGTTATTGTTGGAAAGACTATAACTGTTTATGATCTTCTAAAAGAATTCGACGCTGTGTTTATTGGAAGTGGTGCTGGAAATCCAAAGTTCCTTAACATACCTGGCGAAAACCTTGGAAGAATATACACAGCAAACGAATATCTAACAAGAGTCAATCTAATGAAGGCATACATGTTCCCAGCCTACGACACACCAATTCACAGAGGAAAAAGAGTTGCCGTAATAGGCGGCGGGAACACAGCAATGGATGCTGCTAGAACTGCTCTGAGGCTAGGGGCAGAGGAAGTATACGTAGTCTACAGAAGAACAAGAAGGGAGATGCCAGCTAGAGAAGAAGAGATCGCTAATGCTGAGGAAGAGGGCATAAAATTCCTCTTCCTAGTACAGCCAGTAGAGTTTTTGGGAAAGTCAAAGGTTGAAGCTCTAAAGCTTGAAAAGATGAAGCTTGGAGAACCAGATGAAACTGGCAGACCAAGACCAATACCAACAGGAGAAACAATAACAATAGACATAGACATAGCAATTACAGCAATAGGGTTTAATCCCAATCCCCTCATACCAAAAATGACGCCAGAGATAAAGATCGATAAACATGGAAGGATAATTGTAGACAAAGAGGCTAGAACAACTATGCCTAGGGTGTATGCAGGAGGGGATATAGTAATTGGAGAGGGAACAGTAATAGAGGCAATGGGGTGGGGAAGAATTGCTGCAAAAACAATACACAAAGACCTTACAACAGCATAG
- a CDS encoding biotin--[acetyl-CoA-carboxylase] ligase: protein MAIEDEVLRILLMSRGYVSGASIAKYLGVSRATINRAIKRLISKGFIVEIHPKLGYRLADLDNISHAHRYVEFIDTSLRYYIHYLDSCDSTQDVAHALASSGAPEGTVVIAEELKRGRGRMGRQWIASRGGLWLSIILKPKHLRNMHLLSLASSVAVAKAIKSLLDIEARVKWPNDVLVSEKKVAGILIEGVLEADQIRHIVLGIGVNVNNDLPHHLLDTATTLKKVMGSDIPRIPLLINIIKNTDIVYTRLRQEEKEILNEWRKLSSTIGRKVKVISFNQEIEGVAEDIEDDGALRIRTKENTITKVYVGDVIHLINT from the coding sequence ATGGCGATTGAGGACGAGGTTTTGAGGATTCTTCTGATGAGCAGAGGTTATGTATCTGGAGCCTCGATAGCCAAGTACCTGGGGGTTTCAAGAGCAACTATTAACAGAGCTATTAAGAGGCTTATCTCCAAAGGCTTTATAGTTGAGATTCATCCGAAGCTCGGCTATAGACTTGCCGACCTCGACAATATTTCACATGCACATAGATATGTCGAGTTCATTGACACAAGCCTTAGATACTATATACACTATCTAGACTCGTGCGACTCAACACAAGATGTAGCACATGCCCTAGCGTCTAGTGGTGCTCCAGAGGGTACTGTCGTCATTGCTGAGGAGCTTAAGCGTGGAAGAGGCAGGATGGGCAGGCAATGGATAGCGTCTAGAGGGGGGCTATGGCTCTCAATAATTCTCAAGCCAAAGCATCTTAGAAACATGCATCTACTAAGCCTTGCCTCATCTGTTGCTGTTGCAAAGGCTATAAAAAGTCTGCTTGATATCGAGGCAAGGGTTAAGTGGCCAAACGATGTTCTGGTTAGTGAAAAGAAGGTCGCTGGAATACTCATAGAAGGTGTTTTAGAAGCTGATCAGATTCGCCATATAGTTCTTGGCATAGGTGTCAATGTCAATAATGATCTTCCTCACCACCTCTTGGACACGGCAACAACATTAAAGAAGGTCATGGGTTCTGACATACCCAGGATACCACTTCTAATCAACATAATCAAGAATACTGACATTGTCTATACAAGGCTTAGACAAGAGGAAAAAGAAATTTTAAATGAGTGGAGAAAACTCTCATCAACAATAGGTAGAAAAGTAAAGGTAATATCATTTAATCAAGAAATAGAGGGCGTTGCAGAAGATATAGAGGATGATGGAGCTCTAAGAATAAGAACGAAAGAGAATACCATAACCAAAGTATATGTTGGAGATGTCATACATCTGATTAATACATAG